Below is a window of Allomuricauda ruestringensis DSM 13258 DNA.
TTGCAATGCCGCCGTGTGCCAACCATTGCGGGTTTTCTTTTTGATCTACCAACCAAGCCCTACAGAGCTCGTCATGATTTCCGCGAATAAAAGTGCAGTTATATTCACTTTTGAGCTGAATCAAAAAATTTACGGTTTCCACTGCCGTGCTCCACCCGTCTACATAATCGCCCAAAAATATGATGTGATCTTTGGAGCTGACATTGGCCTTGCCTATTAATTGCTCCAACGCCCGTACCCCTGAATGGATGTCGCCCACAACCAGTGTTCGCATAGAAAAGTTTTTGACAAAATTACGCACAAATGCTTGGCTGATGAAAAATCATGGTGGCTTTATCTAGCATTTAACCTATATTTCAAATTAACCTAGCTGTTTTTTGGACATGGTATAATTTTCTATGTACCTTAGAATATTCCGAAAGCATTATGAAAAAAGTTTACTGCATTGGTGAAGTGTTGATTGATTTTGTTGCCGAACGGCAAGGAAGCGACCTTTCCAAAGCAAACGAGTTTACCAAAAAAGCAGGGGGTGCTCCTGCCAATGTGGCCTGCGCCATATCCAAATTAGGAGGAAACGGTATTTTTATTGGGTGCGTCGGGGACGACCCATTTGGAAAATTTTTATTGGAAACCCTGAAAGAGGTTGGCGTTGACGTTTCGTTGGCCCAATTATCGGATACTTTCACCACCCTGGCCTTTGTATCGCTTTCGGAAGATGGGGAACGCGATTTTGTTTTTAGCAGGGGTGCCGATAAGGAATTGAAATATAATCCCGACCTAAGAAAGAACCTTCCCGGAAATATTCTTCACTTGGGGGCCGCGACTGCTCTTTTGGGCGGACCTTTGGAAAAAACATATAGCAAATATCTTTTTGATGGCCTTACCAAGGAAATGTTCATCTGTTTTGACCCAAATTTTAGAAGCGACCTTTGGAAAGACGACGAAGATACCTTCATAAAAAAGTGCATGCCCTTTGTGGAAAAATCACATTTGTGCAAGTTCAGCCAAGAAGAAGCACAACTTATTTCAGGTAAAGAAGATTTACATGAAGCCTGTGATGTTTTGCACAAGGCCGGAACGAAAATAATTACCGTTACCTTGGGAAAAGATGGCACCTTACTGAGCATGAACGGCGCCAAAAAAGTAATTCCGAGTGTAAAGGTAGCTCCCAAAGACACCACTGGTGCTGGAGACGCTTTTATAGGGTGTTTATTGTATCAAATTTCCGATTTGGGCAATTTTGGCCCTGTTTTCGAGGATTTTTCTTTAGTTGAAAACATGGTCGCCTTGGCGAACAAAGCAGGGGCCATTACCACTACAAATTATGGCGCTATTGTTGCCTTGCCTACAAAAGAGCAACTCGAAAAATAGATGAACCAAGCGACTAAGCGTACCTTACTTTTCTTAGAATACGCT
It encodes the following:
- a CDS encoding carbohydrate kinase family protein, with amino-acid sequence MKKVYCIGEVLIDFVAERQGSDLSKANEFTKKAGGAPANVACAISKLGGNGIFIGCVGDDPFGKFLLETLKEVGVDVSLAQLSDTFTTLAFVSLSEDGERDFVFSRGADKELKYNPDLRKNLPGNILHLGAATALLGGPLEKTYSKYLFDGLTKEMFICFDPNFRSDLWKDDEDTFIKKCMPFVEKSHLCKFSQEEAQLISGKEDLHEACDVLHKAGTKIITVTLGKDGTLLSMNGAKKVIPSVKVAPKDTTGAGDAFIGCLLYQISDLGNFGPVFEDFSLVENMVALANKAGAITTTNYGAIVALPTKEQLEK